The following is a genomic window from Hymenobacter chitinivorans DSM 11115.
CACCAACCTGCTGCCCCTGATGCAGCGCTACGGCTACCGCGGCGTCATCTACCTGCTCGGCGACGCCACGGTGCGCTACAACTTCTGGGACGTGGACGCCGACCCCACCGAGCCGCGCTGCGAGCTTATGAGCCTGGAGCAAAAGCGGACTTTCGTGGCCGCCGGCTGGGAAATTGGGGCCCACACGCTGCGCCACCCCAACCTGCCGACGCTGCCCGCCGAGCAGGCGGCCCAGGAAATAGCCCAGAGCAAGCAGCAACTGGAGCAGGAGCTCGAAACCACGGTGGTGTCCTTTGCCTACCCCTACGGCGGCCTCAACGAGCAGGTCAAGCACCTGGTGCGCGAGGCCGGCTTTGCCTTCGGCGTGGCCACCGACACGGGCGGCCTGCACCTGGAAGACGACCGGTTTCAAATTTTCCGCATCAATATGTTTCCTGAGGAAACGGCCAGCTCCCTGCTGAAGAAAACGGCCAGCTGGTACCGTAAGTACTACCGTTTCAAACGCAAAAAGTAGGCGTACTGCGCCCTGAGTCAATAGGTTAGTGCGAAATCAGTACTCGAAAGCGTCCCGTTTGCCGCTGGCAGACGGGACGCTTTTGCGTGAATTCTACAAAAGTCTATGCTCTGTACTAGCAGATCTGCAAAAGCAGTTGGCAATGATTTCAGCAGGGTGTAATAATTGAAAGGCGTAAAAAGGCTAACAAATGGTAGTTGTTGGAAAATGGCTTCGAAAAATACGGTGGGTATGAGTTGAAAAGAGTAGTATTTGAAAATATGACCTAAAAATTAAAGGTTATGTATAGATTTTATATGCTTGTCAGCGTAAATTGACCTTCGAACAGATAGGTAGTCATCTTCACGCCAGTATATGAGTCGTTCTACAGTCCTTCGCCCCAGCTATAGTTTACTGACGTTGGCCGGGCTCATCATCCTCAGCACCGTCGCCGCCTTCGTCGACCTGCCGCATCCTAGCGCCGTGCCCGGTAGCCTCAACGCGGCCGACATGGCCTGGATGCTGACCGCCACGGCCTTTGTGCTCATCATGACGCCGGGCCTGTCGTTTTTTTACGGCGGCATGGTGCGGCCCAAAAACGTCATTTCCACCATGCTGCAGAGCTTCGTGGCCCTGGGCGTTATTTCCCTGGTGTGGTACTTCGTGGGCTTTTCCCTGGCTTACGGTGAGTCCTGGCACGGCCTGATTGGCAACCCGCTCACCTTCGTGATGCTGCGCAACGTGGGCACGGCCCCGCATCCGTTGTTGTCGCCCAACATTCCCTTTGTGCTCTTCTTTGCGTTTCAGCTTAAGTTCGCCATCATCACCCCGGCCCTGATTACCGGCTCCTTCGCCGAGCGGGTCCGGTTTAAGGCGTATCTGGCCTTTATGGTGCTCTTTTGCATCTTCATCTATTGCCCGCTGGCCCACTGGACCTGGCACCCCGAGGGCTTTTTGCGCAAGTGGGGCGTGCTCGACTTTGCCGGGGGCACGGTGGTGCATATTTCGGCCGGTATTGCTTCCCTGGCCGCCGCCATTGTGCTCGGGCCGCGCAGCATCCACGGCCGCAAAACCTCGTTTGTAACCCCCAACGTGCCCTACGTGATTCTGGGGACCGGACTGCTGTGGTTTGGCTGGTTTGGCTTCAACGCCGGCTCGGCCCTGGGGGCCAACGAGCTGGCGGCTCTTTCCTTCGTCAATACCAACATGGCCTCGGCCGCCGCTCTGGTAGCCTGGCTGCTGATTGAGGTAGTGCGGGGCGGCAAGCCCACGGCCCTGGGCGCCTGCATCGGGGCGGTGGTGGGCCTAGTGGCCATTACGCCCGCCGCCGGCTACGTCACCTACGGCCAAAGCGTGCTGATCGGGGTGCTGGCCGCCCTCATCAGCCAAGCCGCCGTGCACTGGCAGAACAGCCGCACCAGCCTCGACGACACGCTCGACGTATTTCCCTGCCACGGCCTGGGCGGCATCGTGGGCATGCTGCTCACCGGCGTGTTTGCCGATAAGGTCGGCCTGATTCACGGCTCCATGACGACTTTCAGCTACCACGTGCTGGGTTTGGCCATCGTCATCACCTTCACTTTCGTCGGCGCCTGGGTGCTGCTCAAAGTCACCGACCTGATTTTCGGCTTGCGCGTGAAGCCCGCCCAGGAAGAGCTCGGCCTCGACCTGAGCCAGCACGAGGAGTCCACCTACCACATCGACGAGGAATTTGAGCAAACCTACCGTAAGGAGCAGGTGCGCGACGCCGTAGAGCAGCAGGTCTGATGCCGGCCGCGGCAGCAGGGCCGAAAAGAGGGTAAACCAAGAGGCCGCCGGAAACTCCGGCGGCCTCTTGGTTTGGTCGTTAAGTTACCTGCTGCTATTCCATCTTGCTCAGGAAAAAGGCGGCCAGAAAGCCCAGTACCGTTATCAGGCCGGTGAAGTTATGGGCCGTTTCGAAGGCTTCGGGTATCATCGTGTCGGCAATCATGGCCAGCACGGCCCCGGCCGCCACGGCGGTGGTAGCGGCTACCACTTCCTGCGAAAAGTGGCTGAACACGGTGTAGCCCGCCAACGACGACAGGCCCGAAATTAGGGCAATGCCCAGCCAGAGCAGGAAAACGTAGCGCGCCGAGCGGCCCGCCTTTTTCATCCCCGCCGCGCTGGACAGCCCTTCGGGCAGGTTCGACAGGAAAATGGCGACTACCGCCACCATGCTCACCGCCCCACCGGCCAGCAGGCTCAGGCCGATGACGATGCTTTCGGGAATTCCGTCGAGCAGAGCCCCGATGGCCAGGGCCATGCCGTTGTCGTCGCCGGGCTCAGTAGCTTCCTTCTGGCCGGTCTGCACCTTTTCGCGCTCTACTTTCTGGTGGTCTCCCGAGCGTTTGCGGTGCTTGGCCCCGTACCGGGCCAGCAGCCAGTTGGCCAGCGTATAGGCCGCCGCCCCGCCCACGAAGCCCAGTGCCGTCGAGTCGAGGCCGCCTTTATCGTAGGCGTCCTCCATCAACTCCAGTGATAAGGTCGAAATCAGTACGCCGCTGCCAAAGGCCATAACGGCGGCAATCAGGCGGGGGGCAATGTTGGCGTAGTAACCAATGGCGGCCCCGATTACCAGGGCGGAGCCCGAAACCAGGCCCCAGAAGCCGGCAACGGCCCAGGTTGGAAAAGTCATGTGTGGCGGATAAGGAAGCTCGGCCCTTATACGCACCGGTGGGCTGGGCGGCCTACTTGCCAACTTCGGCCGGCCGCAACCACTTGAGCCTGGGCCCCGATTATTCCCGGTACTGCGCCAGCACTGCGGGTAGGGCCGCCTCGTCCACCGTGGCCAACCGTACTTTTTTGAACGGGGCCGTGTGCCCGCTCAGCAGCTCCACGCTGGATTTGCTCACCCCAAACACCTCGGCCAGATACGCCAGCAGGCAGGCGTTGGCCTTGCCGTCCTGGGCCGGGGACTTGAGCCGCACGCTCAGGCTGCCGTCAGCGGTTACTACCAGCTGGTTCTGGCGGCTGTTGGGCTTGGCTTTGAGGTGGAGCGTAACGGGCATACGAAAGGCAAAACGAAGCCCGAAGGTACTACGCCGCCGGCAGTGGGGCCGCAGCGGGAGCCGCGGTGCCCAGACGGGCCTGCCCAAACGGGCACTGGTCGAGCACCACGCACCGCGCGCAGGCCGGACTGTGAAAGTAGCAGCACTTCTGCCCGTGAAACATCAGGGCCTCGTGGTGGTCGTACACCTGCTGGGCGTCCCAGTCGGGCGGGAGCAGGGCGGCCAGCAGCTTATGGGCCGGTCCTTCGCCCACTTTGGGACCAATCAGGCCCAGGCGCTGGGCCACGCGGTGGTGGTGGCTGTCGACGGGCATGGCCGGCAGGCGCAACGAGCTGAAGAGCAAGGTGGCCGCGCTGGTTTTGGGGCCCACTCCGGAAATGGATTCCAGCCAGGCCCGGGCCTCCGGAATGGGCTTTTCGGCCAGAAACGACAGGTCGCAGGGGCCCCCGCACCGCTCACTGATTTCGCGCAGCACGGCCTGAATCCGGGGGGCTTTCTGCTCGGGCCAGGTGCAAGGGCTGATGGCCTGCTCCACGGCCGCCGTGGGCGCGTCGCGCACTTCTTCCCAGGTCGGAAACTCGGCCCGCAGCTGCTGGTAGGCCTTGTGCGACTCCTGGTTGCGGGTGCGGTGGGAAAGTAGGGCACTGATCAGCTCACTGAGCGGATCCTTGGTGCTGAAAAACCGGAATGGGGCGCCATACTCGGCGCACAGCCGCTCGTGGGCCCGCAGGGCGCGGGCCTGGCAGGACGCAAAATCGGTACAAACGGCGGGGGTAAGTTCCACCCTTGACCTTACGCCCAGCTTGCGCGGTGGGTTGCCCTGCTGGTTTACTCCGTACCCGCGCCCCGGTTGTAGAGCGAAATGGCCTGCTTGATGTTCTGCTGCTGCTTGCTGCCCAGCACGATGGGCACGATGGCCAGCGGAATACCGGCGTAAATGAGCGGGGAAATACCCGAGCCCGATTGGCTGGGCGCCAAAGTCGAAAACAGCCCGGCGGCTACCACACCGGCCGCGGCCACGTAGCTCAGCGTGGTGAAAGTCTGGTACTTGCGGGCCTGCATCAGCAGGGCGGCGCTGCCGGGGTTGTCGGCAGTGGCAATGCTAAGGTTGCGCACGGTCAGGTCCTGAATCGGGCCGTTGTCCTTGCTGAAGTACTCGGTCTTGACGGTGCGGTATACCGGCCCGCCGTAGCCCCCGTAGCCGCCATAGCCCCCGTAACGGCCGTAGCCGAAGGGACTGTAGCCGTTGCCCGCGTACTGGGTGCTGGTCTGGGAATACAAACTCAGGCGGCCCACCCGGTCCCGGCGCAGCGTCGTCTCGCGCGAGGACTTGGGCAGCGTGGTGCGCACGTAGTGGCCGGTTTCGTCCTCGTAGAAGCTGATTTCACTCAGGTCCACGCGCCGCTGGTCGTCGAGCAGCAGGTAGGAGCGCCCGAAAATCGGCTGCTTGGTTTCCACGTCGTAGGCCCGGTATACGGTGCCATTCTTGAGGCCCACGGCAAAGCGGCTGTTTTCCGACGGGATAGGGGAGGCCTGAACCGGAGCAGTGGCCGGCTGCACCGGCTGGCTCGGTGGCGCCGAGAGCTGGGGCTGCTGGGAAAGCTGGGGTTGCTGCCGGGGCTGGCGCCGCGCCGAATCCGGTACGGTGGGCAGGCTGTTCAGCTCCCGCGGGGCAGTCTGGGCCAGCAGCGTGGTGGGAGTGGCCGCGCCCAGTGCTAGTAGCAGAAAATAAAAACGGAATGTCATGAGAAGCAGATAGTAGTCCAACGTGGCGCCGGAAGCATGTGGGTAGGATGAAGCCCCGGCTGCGCCCCAAACAGACCCGGCGAGCGGGCTGCCTACGGCGCTGCCTGAACACGGGCCGCGCCTCATCCATTCCCAAAGATGCCACGGCCGGGCTAATTAGTTGCAGGGTCGCCTTTTTTCAGCCGGCCCCGGTACGAAACAGGCCAATACCGCGGCGCTCAAAAAGCGGCAGTATTGGCCTGGTAGTAAAGGTAATAGGGCTTCGAATGACTACTTCAGCAGCTGCTCCAGCAGGCTGATACTGTCCACCATATCGGTGCCGGTTTCGAAGTCCAGAGGCTTGATAATGTAGCCGCTCACGCCCAGGTCCTGGGCCCGCACCCGGTCAATATCCATGGCCGAAGTGGTGGTGATAAACACCGGAATGTCGCTCAGGTCGGGGTGGCTGCGCAGCTCGGCTAAGAACTCGTGCCCGTTCATCTTAGGCATGTTCAGATCCAGCAGAATCACTTCCGGCCGGGGCTCAATCTGCTCCGCGCCATTGCGGCCCAGCAGCAGGTCCAGGGCCTCCAGGCCGTTGAAGGCCGTGTAGAGCTTGTGCTGGATACTGAACTTTTCAAAGGCCTTCTGCACGGTCATCGTGTCAAAAAAGTCATCCTCAACCAGTAGGACCGAACGCATAGCTCAAAACGTTAAGAGGATACTTTTGCTGGCCGAGTAGGGCGCGGGCGCAGCCGAAAAACGGTGCAAGCTAGCACCTAGATTGCTTTTTCGGTAACCGAAACCTTGGGCCAGGTGAAAATAAACGCCGTGCCCTGCCCCGGCTCCGAGCTGACCCGGATGCTGCCCTTCTGCTCGTCCAGAATCTTCTTGACAATGCTGAGCCCGATACCCGTGCTTTCGGCCGTGTTCCGGTCCCGCAGGGTCTGGAAAATCAGGAAGATCTTCTCGTGGTACTCCGGCGCAATGCCCGGCCCGTCGTCGGCCACGGTAAACTCGTACTCCTTTTTGGCCTCGGTGCAGCTGATGGTAATGGTGCCCTGCCCCCGGTGGTGGTACTTCACCGCGTTGCTCAGCAGGTTGGTGAACACCTGCTGCAGGCTCAGCCGGTCGGTGACCAGCACGGGCAGCTCACCGGCAATATTTACCTCAAACGTGGGCGGCACCACCAGCTCCCGCACTTCCTCCACCAGCTCGAGCACCGCTACTTCCTCCAGCTTCTGCTCGGTGCGTCCGATGCGGGCGTAGGCCAGCAGGCCGTTGATGAGGTCTTCCAGGCGCGTCAGGCGGCCTTTCATCATGCCCAGGTACTGATGCATCTGGTCCGAAAGCTCGGCCTTGAGCTCGTCCTCAATCCACTTTACCACCGTCATTACCCCGCGTAGGGGCGCTTTTAGGTCGTGGGACGTCACGTAGGCAAACTGGTCGAGCTCCCGGTTGCGGTTCTGCAGGGCGCTAAAGGTGTCGTCCAGGGTTTGGGTCATGCGGTTGAGCGAGGTGGCCAAGTTGCCCAGACTGTCCTTTTCCTTGTCTTTGATCTTGACTTTGTAGTCGCCCTGCACGACTTGGTTGGCCAGGTTTTCGATGATTTGAATGCGCTGGTTGGTGGCCTGGTTGATGGCGGCCAGCTCCTGCTGCAGCCGCTCGTTGGCCGCTATTTCCCGGGATATTTTCTGAAACAGCCACAGGGTCATCAGAATGGCAATGGTGGCCGAGACGATGATGGTAATGGGGGCAATGGTTTCGAACACGTTTTGCTGGCGGTTGCGCTCGGCCAGCAGGGCCAGCTCGTTGGCCTTAATGTCTTCAAACAAGCCGAAAATGGCCCGCATCGTTTGCCGGCCGGTGTCCAGAATCGTCTGGGTGGTGGAGCTGGTAATCGAACGGTCCCGGTTGAGCAGCAGGCGCATGTTGCTGAATTTGCGGTCGACCAGCTGCCGCATCGAGTCCACGCGGGCGGCCTGCCGGGGGTTGTCGGCCATCATGCGGGTGAGGCGCGCAAAGCCCTGCTCTACTTCCCCCTGCGACGTTTCGTAGGTCTGCAGGTAGGAAGTATCGGCCGTGAGCAGAAAGCCCCGCACCCGCGACTCGGCGTCGCGCACCCGGGAGGTGAGCTGCTCGGCCTCCTGAATTACGCGGTAGGTATGCTCCACCTGCCGGGTTTGCACGGCCAGCTGCCGGATGCTCAGAAATGAGGCCACCGCCGTGAGCAGCAGCACGCCGGCCGCCACGGCAAAGCCCAGCAGGATTTTGGTGTTCAGGTTGAGTTGCATAGGCTACAAACCTACGGGCTTCGGGGCAGATGCCCTAGCCACTGGCGTCGACCAGAAAATTCAGAATCTATTCTGGAATCTATGACCAGCACTTTGCAGAATAGATGACCGCTTCGGGAGCCGCCCAGCAAGTCACACCGCCGCCGGGTGCTTACCTTCGCGGCAGTCCTTGCCCGCTTTAGCCTATGCCCGCCCTCGACCCGATAACCAGTCCCCAGAATCCGCGCATCAAAAACCTGCTGCGCCTGCAGCAAAAAGCCTCCGAGCGGCGCGAGCAGCAACTCACCATCATCGAAGGTCACCGGGAGCTGACCATTGCCCACCAGGCCGGCATCGAGATTCGCAGCCTGTTTGTGTGCCCCGAGCTGGCCGGCGAGGTGCGGCAGCAGGAGCTGCAAGCCACGTTGGGCGCCCAGGTTGAGTGGTTTGCCGTGTCCAAGGCCGTCTTTGAGCGGGTGGCCTACCGGGAAGGGTCCGACGGAATCCTGGCCCTGGCCCGGCCCCCGCAGCGCCGCCTGAGCACCCTGGAGCTGCCCGCTAACCCGCTGCTGCTGATTCTGGAAGCCGTGGAAAAGCCCGGCAACCTGGGCGCCGTGCTGCGCACCGCCGATGCCGCCCGCGTCGACGCCGTCATCGTCTGCGACCCGCGCACCGACCTCTACAACCCCAACGCCATCCGCTCCAGCATCGGCTGCATCTTCACCGTGCCCACGGTGGCCTCCACCCGGGAAGAAGTGCTGGCCTGGTGCCGGGAAAAGGGAATTCAAACCTACGCCGCGGCCCTCACGCCCACGGCTCAGCCTTATACGGAGTATGATTTCCGCGGCCCCACGGCCTTCGTGATGGGCACCGAAGCCGACGGCCTGACCCCCGAGCTGCGCGAGGCCTGCACCCATACCATCATCATTCCCATGCGCGGCTACATCGACTCGCTCAACGTGAGCATCGCCACTGCCGTGCTTACCTTCGAGGCCGTGCGTCAGCGGCAGTAGCCGCTCTGGCTCCCACAACCACAACAAGGGTTAGAATAGACGGGAGAAATCCGACTGCCGCCCTCCTTTCGTACGGTAGGCAGCCCGGCGGACTATTGCATTTTCGGAAGGCCGACCACTTCCCGCAGAATCGAAAAAAAAGAAACTGCGGAGGGTAAGCTAAACATTATCAGTACCGCCGGGTTTGCATCAAACACTTCCCATCTTTTCAATTCTATTGCCCTTTTCATGAAGCAATTCCTCTACTCCCTCGTGCTGCTGGCCGGCTTGGTTTCGGCTACGGCCTGCTCCAAAGATGACGACGATACGGCTGCGGCCCCCGCGCCCCTGACGGTTTCGGGCACGCTCAGCGGCGCCCAGGAAGTTCCGGCCGTGACGTCTTCGGGTACCGGCACGGTTTCGGGTACCTACAATAAAACCACCAAGGAGCTCAAGTACACCGTCACGTTCTCGGGTATTACGCCCACCGTCGGCCACTTCCACATCGGGGCTCCCGGCACCACGGGCCCGGTTACGCTGCCCTTCGGCTTCAACAACAGCACCAACAACGGCTTCGTGTCGCCCATCACCGGCACGGTTACGCTCAGCAACGAGCAGGCCGCGGCTTTGCTGGAAAATAAGCTCTACGCCAACCTGCACAGCGCGGCGGCTCCCAGCGGCGAAATCCGGGCCGACGTTACGGCCAAGTAGTATTGCGTAGCCGGCATACGCCCGGCTCTGCTTGGTTAAAAAAAAGGTCTGGAGTTGCTCCAGACCTTTTTTTGTGCGCGGCCGGCAGCCCATCCATTCCGCCGAATAGCCGTAGCAGGGAAAAGCACTTTCTTGAGCTTTATCAGCTATGGCCGCAGAACACCGTCGATTCGAAATTCAAGGGCGCGTGCAGGGCGTATTTTTCCGCCAGAGCACCCGCGCCGAAGCCCAGCGCCTGGGCCTGACCGGCTACGCCCGCAACAACGCCGACGGGACCGTCACCATCGAGGCTGAAGGCACTCCGGACGCCTTGGCTGCTCTGGAGGCCTGGTGCCACCAAGGCCCGCCCGCCGCCCGCGTCGATAGGGTAGAGGTGAGCCGCGGCGGAGCCGTCCAGGGCTTTGCCGACTTCAGCATTGCCCGCTAGGTCACCTGTATCGGGCTGCTGCCGCTCAGATGCGGCGCAGCTCCCGTACCCACACGTCCAGCGTATCGGCCGCGTGGAGCAGGGGCGGCCCCGCCGGCGTTGGCAGCCCGTGGCTTTCCACCACCGTCGACTCCCACTCGCTGAGCGTGGCCTCACGCAAGCTCCAGGGTTCATGATAGAGCTGCCCCCGCCAGAGCGTACGGCTGCCAACGGCGCGGCGCAAATCGGGCCCCGCCGTGTAAAGATGATACCGCTCGGTCAGGAAGTAAGCCAGGGTGCCCGGCGAGGCCTTGGGCAGGGCCGCGCCCGGCGTCCAGTTGGCCCGGAAGCTGGCCGGTGCTGCCCCCCGGTGCGTGCGCTGCGCCACGGCCCGGAGCGTGCCGCTGGTTTCGGCCAGGCTCATGCGGGCGTGCAGGTAGGGCAAATGAAACAGCGTGCGGGCCGCCCACACGCCCAGACTCAAGGTGGCATCCAACGACAAAAACCAGACGCCCGGGACGCCGTCCAGGGTAGCGTAGGTGCGCACGTTCAGCTCGTGCAGATGATTCAGCCCGGGCACGGCCGGCAGCCCCAGCGGCCGGATGTGGCTCATCGTAAACGGCACCACACCCAGCCAGGCTTGGCCCTCAAACAAATCCAGCGTTAGCCGGGCCGGCAGGTAGGGTCGCAGCAGTTCCGGAGCCACCGGCCAGTGTGCAAACAGCAGCTGACTCCAGCGCTGCCGCATTAGCGGCCAGCCGGTAGGAGGGGAAAGAGAGGGTTCGAACGACATCAGAGAAACAAGCTAAGCAGCTCTACAACAAACCAAGGCCGTTAAGTAGCTGCCCGCCGCGCCACTAAAACAAAAAAGGGAGGCAGCCGGTGGCTGCCTCCCTTTTGCTTAACTAACTAGAAAACTAGTCGACTTTCTTGGCCGAGCGCAGACGCTCGTTTTCGTCGAGCAGGATTTTGCGCATCCGCACCGACTTCGGCGTTACTTCCAGGTATTCATCCTTCTGGATGTATTCCATGGCTTCTTCCAGCGAGAACTGACGCTTGGGCACGATTTTCACGTTTTCGTCCGAGCCCGAAGCGCGCATGTTCGTCAGCTTCTTGCCTTTCTGGATGTTGATGGTCAAATCGTTGGGGCGGGTGTGCTCACCGATAACCTGGCCGGCGTACACTTCCTCACCCGGGTCCACGAAGAACTCGCCGCGGTCCTGCATCTTGTCGATGGTGTACGCGGTGCCGGCACCGGTGTCCATCGAAATCAGCGAACCGGAGATACGGCCGGGAATTACGCCTTTGTAGGGCTCGTAGGCCGAGAAGCGGTGGTTCATGATGGCCTCACCGGCGGTGGCGGTCAGCACGTTGTTGCGCAGGCCAATCAGGCCGCGGGCCGGAATGTTGAACTCCAGGTGCTGCAGGTCGCCCTTGGGCTCCATGATGGTCAGCTCGCCTTTGCGCATCGTCACCAGCTCGATAACCTTACCGGCAGTTTCCTCCGGCACGTCGACCACGAGGTGCTCGATGGGCTCCAGACGGTTGCCGTTCTCGTCCTCGCGGAACAGAACCTGGGGCTGACCAACCTGCAGCTCGAAGCCTTCGCGGCGCATGGTTTCAATCAGGACTGACAAGTGCAGAATACCGCGGCCGTACACGAGGAACGTGTCTTCCTTATCGGTTTCCTTCACGCGCAGGGCCAGGTTTTTCTCGGTTTCCTTGAACAGCCGGTCCCGCAGGTGGCGCGAGGTCACAAACTTGCCTTCTTTACCAAAGAACGGCGAGTTGTTGATCGTGAACAGCATGTTCATCGTCGGCTCGTCGATGCTGATAACGGCTAGGCCCTCGGGGTTCTCGGCGTCGGCGAGGGTGTCGCCGATGTCGAAGCCTTCGATGCCGGTTACGGCGCAGATTTCGCCGGAGCTAACTTCGGAAACCTTGTTTTTGCCCAGGCCTTCGAAAACCTGCAGCTCTTTGATTTTTACTTTCTTGATGGTGCCGTCACGCTTCACCAGGCTCATGTTGGCGCCTTCACGCAGCGTACCGCGGTGCACGCGGCCGATGGCGATACGCCCTACGAACGAGGAGTAGTCGAGCGAAGTAACCTGCATCTGGGGCGTACCGTCCAGGGTCGGAGCCGGGGGAATAGAGGCTACTACCGCGTCGAGCAGCGGGATGATGCTGTCGGTTTTTACTTTCCAGTCGGTGCTCATCCAGCCCTGCTTCGAGGAGCCGTACAGGGTCACGAAGTCCAGCTGGTCTTCGTTGGCGCCCAGGTTGAACATCAGGTCGAATACCTGCTCGTGCACCTCGTCGGGCCGGCAGTTTTCCTTGTCGACTTTGTTTACCACCACGATGGGCTTCAGGCCCAGGTCAATGGCTTTGCCCAGTACGAAACGAGTCTGGGGCATGGCACCTTCGAAGGCATCGACGAGCAGCAATACGCCGTCGGCCATCTTCAGTACCCGCTCCACCTCGCCGCCGAAGTCGGCGTGACCGGGGGTGTCGATGATGTTGATTTTAACGTCCTTATAGCGGACGGATACGTTCTTGGATACGATGGTGATACCCCGCTCGCGCTCCAGATCGTTGTTGTCGAGGATCAGGTCGTCGAACTGCTGGTGCTCGTCGAACAGCTTCGAGGCGTGAATGATCTTGTCCACGAGCGTCGTTTTGCCGTGGTCAACGTGCGCAATGATTGCGATATTCCGAATGTTCTGCATACAGATGGTTTTGCGGGTGCAAAGGTACGCATTTCTAATCGTAAAAGTCCGAGTTATCAAAATGTTAGCTGATTCAGGCTGAAAGGCACGGCCTTATCTAAACCGAACCGAAGCTCCGCCGCGTATGTTTCTGGTAGGAGCGGCGGCCTTGAGGGTGCTGTTCTTGCTGTGTTCACCTTCTTCCTTTACTCATGCGCACCTCCTTTCTGGTCCTGCTTCTTTCTTCCCTGACGCTGGGCTCGGCCTGCTCCCAAAAACGTCAGAATCTGGCCGCCGAGAAGCCCCAGGCACCTACCCGGCCCACGTCTGCGGCCAAAGCCTACCCCAAGGCCCAGCCCGTAAGTCACCGGCCCGACGAGTTTCCGGTGCGCAAGACCGACGCCCAGTGGAAAGCCCAGCTGACCCCGGCCCAGTACTTCATTCTGCGCCAGCAGGGCACCGAGCAGGCCTTCAATAATAAATACTTCGACAACCACGAAAAAGGTTCTTACTACTG
Proteins encoded in this region:
- a CDS encoding acylphosphatase, with the translated sequence MAAEHRRFEIQGRVQGVFFRQSTRAEAQRLGLTGYARNNADGTVTIEAEGTPDALAALEAWCHQGPPAARVDRVEVSRGGAVQGFADFSIAR
- a CDS encoding ZIP family metal transporter — translated: MTFPTWAVAGFWGLVSGSALVIGAAIGYYANIAPRLIAAVMAFGSGVLISTLSLELMEDAYDKGGLDSTALGFVGGAAAYTLANWLLARYGAKHRKRSGDHQKVEREKVQTGQKEATEPGDDNGMALAIGALLDGIPESIVIGLSLLAGGAVSMVAVVAIFLSNLPEGLSSAAGMKKAGRSARYVFLLWLGIALISGLSSLAGYTVFSHFSQEVVAATTAVAAGAVLAMIADTMIPEAFETAHNFTGLITVLGFLAAFFLSKME
- a CDS encoding sensor histidine kinase; this encodes MQLNLNTKILLGFAVAAGVLLLTAVASFLSIRQLAVQTRQVEHTYRVIQEAEQLTSRVRDAESRVRGFLLTADTSYLQTYETSQGEVEQGFARLTRMMADNPRQAARVDSMRQLVDRKFSNMRLLLNRDRSITSSTTQTILDTGRQTMRAIFGLFEDIKANELALLAERNRQQNVFETIAPITIIVSATIAILMTLWLFQKISREIAANERLQQELAAINQATNQRIQIIENLANQVVQGDYKVKIKDKEKDSLGNLATSLNRMTQTLDDTFSALQNRNRELDQFAYVTSHDLKAPLRGVMTVVKWIEDELKAELSDQMHQYLGMMKGRLTRLEDLINGLLAYARIGRTEQKLEEVAVLELVEEVRELVVPPTFEVNIAGELPVLVTDRLSLQQVFTNLLSNAVKYHHRGQGTITISCTEAKKEYEFTVADDGPGIAPEYHEKIFLIFQTLRDRNTAESTGIGLSIVKKILDEQKGSIRVSSEPGQGTAFIFTWPKVSVTEKAI
- a CDS encoding CHRD domain-containing protein translates to MKQFLYSLVLLAGLVSATACSKDDDDTAAAPAPLTVSGTLSGAQEVPAVTSSGTGTVSGTYNKTTKELKYTVTFSGITPTVGHFHIGAPGTTGPVTLPFGFNNSTNNGFVSPITGTVTLSNEQAAALLENKLYANLHSAAAPSGEIRADVTAK
- a CDS encoding ammonium transporter, which produces MSRSTVLRPSYSLLTLAGLIILSTVAAFVDLPHPSAVPGSLNAADMAWMLTATAFVLIMTPGLSFFYGGMVRPKNVISTMLQSFVALGVISLVWYFVGFSLAYGESWHGLIGNPLTFVMLRNVGTAPHPLLSPNIPFVLFFAFQLKFAIITPALITGSFAERVRFKAYLAFMVLFCIFIYCPLAHWTWHPEGFLRKWGVLDFAGGTVVHISAGIASLAAAIVLGPRSIHGRKTSFVTPNVPYVILGTGLLWFGWFGFNAGSALGANELAALSFVNTNMASAAALVAWLLIEVVRGGKPTALGACIGAVVGLVAITPAAGYVTYGQSVLIGVLAALISQAAVHWQNSRTSLDDTLDVFPCHGLGGIVGMLLTGVFADKVGLIHGSMTTFSYHVLGLAIVITFTFVGAWVLLKVTDLIFGLRVKPAQEELGLDLSQHEESTYHIDEEFEQTYRKEQVRDAVEQQV
- a CDS encoding response regulator, encoding MRSVLLVEDDFFDTMTVQKAFEKFSIQHKLYTAFNGLEALDLLLGRNGAEQIEPRPEVILLDLNMPKMNGHEFLAELRSHPDLSDIPVFITTTSAMDIDRVRAQDLGVSGYIIKPLDFETGTDMVDSISLLEQLLK
- a CDS encoding TrmH family RNA methyltransferase, yielding MPALDPITSPQNPRIKNLLRLQQKASERREQQLTIIEGHRELTIAHQAGIEIRSLFVCPELAGEVRQQELQATLGAQVEWFAVSKAVFERVAYREGSDGILALARPPQRRLSTLELPANPLLLILEAVEKPGNLGAVLRTADAARVDAVIVCDPRTDLYNPNAIRSSIGCIFTVPTVASTREEVLAWCREKGIQTYAAALTPTAQPYTEYDFRGPTAFVMGTEADGLTPELREACTHTIIIPMRGYIDSLNVSIATAVLTFEAVRQRQ
- a CDS encoding endonuclease III domain-containing protein, encoding MELTPAVCTDFASCQARALRAHERLCAEYGAPFRFFSTKDPLSELISALLSHRTRNQESHKAYQQLRAEFPTWEEVRDAPTAAVEQAISPCTWPEQKAPRIQAVLREISERCGGPCDLSFLAEKPIPEARAWLESISGVGPKTSAATLLFSSLRLPAMPVDSHHHRVAQRLGLIGPKVGEGPAHKLLAALLPPDWDAQQVYDHHEALMFHGQKCCYFHSPACARCVVLDQCPFGQARLGTAAPAAAPLPAA
- a CDS encoding YqjF family protein, whose protein sequence is MSFEPSLSPPTGWPLMRQRWSQLLFAHWPVAPELLRPYLPARLTLDLFEGQAWLGVVPFTMSHIRPLGLPAVPGLNHLHELNVRTYATLDGVPGVWFLSLDATLSLGVWAARTLFHLPYLHARMSLAETSGTLRAVAQRTHRGAAPASFRANWTPGAALPKASPGTLAYFLTERYHLYTAGPDLRRAVGSRTLWRGQLYHEPWSLREATLSEWESTVVESHGLPTPAGPPLLHAADTLDVWVRELRRI
- a CDS encoding DUF167 domain-containing protein, whose amino-acid sequence is MPVTLHLKAKPNSRQNQLVVTADGSLSVRLKSPAQDGKANACLLAYLAEVFGVSKSSVELLSGHTAPFKKVRLATVDEAALPAVLAQYRE